In Pikeienuella piscinae, the sequence CAGTTTTTTCTCGATCCGCGCCGCCACGTTCATCATGTTCCTCATCATTATTTCGCGCTTCGCGGTTGGCCCCGCCGCACCATGGGCTAAACTCACCGGCCGACTCGCCCGATCTGAGAGAACCATGTCCGCCCGTTCGCCGCTCGATTACGACATCTCCGTCACCGCCGACAAGCGCCGGCGGGCGCGGACGCGCGGGCTGAGCGGGGAAATCGCGTCGGAGGCGCGGAAATGCGACTGGTCCGGCTGCTCCAACCCCGGACTTTTCCGCGCCCCTAAATCGCGCGAGGAGTTGAACGAATACCGCTGGTTCTGCCAGGCGCACATCCGCGACTTCAACAAGTCCTGGAATTACTACGAAGGCTGGTCGGAGGCGGCGCTGGATTCCCAGCGGCGCGCCGAATTCGCGTGGGAGCGGCCGACATGGCGCCTAGGCCAGAGGCCGATCCGCCCGGACGGCGCCCCCGGTCACGCCGATGGCCGCGCCTGGGCGCG encodes:
- a CDS encoding J domain-containing protein; translated protein: MSARSPLDYDISVTADKRRRARTRGLSGEIASEARKCDWSGCSNPGLFRAPKSREELNEYRWFCQAHIRDFNKSWNYYEGWSEAALDSQRRAEFAWERPTWRLGQRPIRPDGAPGHADGRAWARWGFQDPLEVLGENATINPGGAAEAARRRTRLLPKNEQSALEILGCTPDTPKTDIRRRYRALVKDLHPDMKGGAREDEDRLRDVVWAWDQIKGSRSFR